The Bombus affinis isolate iyBomAffi1 chromosome 17, iyBomAffi1.2, whole genome shotgun sequence genome includes a region encoding these proteins:
- the LOC126925982 gene encoding uncharacterized protein LOC126925982 isoform X1 has product MSTLKAKGCLFLASSLCDGLEDNNIKQVTTLLLNKEANPNTLLPTHGVTPFHLVIGNDSEAFAEEVSKLFLRHGGNPNVRSVDGLTPVHVAAAWGRVTVLELLLANGGDPLCLDDEGRSPFHYAFDGKYYKAIAILGKYCDNSIEEEKTTKYKMTFDKLLINNEDVMAEYIVPQISNVSKENMINETIFKGHKDERFTGTKHVNSFNFSYSNISNDNQSESAMTSAAELRIQEEMDKEKHLINEIINQLSNSLKSNPKEEKINEKYRQCKNILYDTSPSSTINTDNSFLYNIEDKLPIKMKGKKQSVTPKYRRQIFNQSSNIKVPITPVYDPNDSIVSKSPNFLINKPIEKGQKYLSPKVLNKEIKFEAFTPCIMRTESFQSEEFNMGKEIARSTPRRRKRFYRQYSSLRKCRRNNELTSSENTSPDTTNSLSPNQNCARNLNYKFNKNLAIRLHENKYDDDIPTDSNKNETNIEKCILKKDFTEGLNHDFRNFHIKESDFKEKSEEHLKEYILQVKADKACAVEKRSLNKVELKISDTINTFKENLSTFLSSFKSQSYISVQEEYRYEDPDEGLTFLERRIYTLSPCKTADCISSDKMWPKSLNLSMDTYPTDDALRRELIHYGDNPGPITNTTRQLYLKRLTKLKCGAYNPSFFEVNSGSVTDTKRQLYSKQLTKLKFESHNSSSFEVNHLPLHKSNYCEFHMKPFLTFGDWINDIEEYKIIERNAFRDFSLVSPSRKWRDGMNKACFNYLLLDPRITKDLPFHKRHLTESMIWTTFLSAIFYVGKGTRNRPYSHLKDAFATWVSKKKPENEKIQHILDIWNAGYGVVCLHIFQNSIPVEAFTREAAMIDALGIQKLKNCKSGDYYGIAATWNIEQKSNFGRYLLYQAMHILLNEGERQILPQNL; this is encoded by the exons ATGTCGACTTTAAAGGCAAAAGGTTGTCTTTTTTTGGCTTCTTCCCTTTGTGATGGCTTAGAAGATAATAATATAAA GCAAGTAACTACATTACTTTTAAATAAGGAAGCAAATCCTAATACACTGCTTCCTACGCATGGAGTAACTCCGTTTCATTTAGTAATAGGTAACGATTCTGAAGCTTTTGCTGAAGAAGTCTCTAAATTATTTCTGCGTCATGGAGGTAATCCAAATGTCag GTCAGTAGATGGATTAACTCCAGTTCATGTGGCAGCAGCATGGGGTAGAGTTACAGTACTTGAATTACTTTTAGCAAATGGTGGAGATCCACTTTGTTTGGATGATGAAGGCCGTAGCCCATTTCATTATGCATTTGATGGAAAATATTATAAAGCAATTGCGATACTTGGAAAATATTGTGATAATTCTATAGAGGAAGAAAAAacaacaaaatataaaatgacTTTTG ATAAACTTCTGATTAATAACGAAGATGTAATGGCAGAATATATCGTTCCACAAATTTCAAACGTTTCTAaagaaaatatgataaatgaaaCTATATTTAAGGGACATAAAGATGAAAGATTTACTGGCACAAAACATGTAAATTCCTTTAATTTTAGTTACAGTAATATAAGTAATGATAATCAATCTGAAAGTGCAATGACAAGTGCAGCAGAACTTCGAATTCAAGAAGAAATGGATAAAGAAAAACATTTAATCAACGAAATTATTAATCAGCTTTCAAATTCTTTAAAATCTAatcccaaagaagaaaagattaatgaaaaatatcggCAATGTAAAAACATTCTATATGATACAAGTCCCTCATCTACAATAAATACTGATAATAGCTTTCTATACAATATCGAAGACAAACTTCCAATAAAAATGAAAGGAAAGAAGCAATCTGTTACGCCTAAATATCGGCGACAAATTTTCAATCAAAGCAGTAATATTAAAGTTCCAATAACACCTGTATATGATCCAAATGATTCCATCGTAAGCAAATcgccaaattttttaattaataaaccaATAGAGAAAGGACAAAAATATTTATCTCCAAAAGtactaaataaagaaataaaatttgaagCTTTTACACCTTGTATAATGAGAACTGAGTCGTTTCAATCAGAAGAATTTAATATGGGAAAAGAAATAGCAAGGTCTACCCCAAGAAGAAGGAAACGATTTTATAGGCAATATTCATCTCTTAGAAAATGTAGAAGAAATAATGAACTTACGTCTTCAGAAAACACAAGCCCTGATACTACAAATTCTTTGTCACCAAACCAGAATTGCGCaagaaatttaaattacaaatttaataaaaatctgGCAATAAGATTACATGAAAATAAATATGATGATGATATACCAACAGATTCTAATAAAAATGAGACCAATATCGAAAAGTGTATATTAAAAAAGGATTTTACAGAAGGACTTAATCAtgattttagaaattttcacATAAAAGAGTCAGATTTTAAGGAAAAAAGTGAAGAACATTTAAAAGAATATATATTACAAGTAAAAGCAGACAAAGCATGTGCAGTAGAAAAAAGATCTTTAAATAAAGTGGAATTAAAAATCAGCGATACTATAAATacttttaaagaaaatttaagTACCTTTCTTTCAag TTTCAAATCACAGTCATATATCAGTGTACAAGAGGAATATAGATACGAAGATCCTGATGAAGGCTTAACTTTTTTGGAACGTAGGATTTACACATTATCACCATG CAAAACTGCAGATTGTATTTCATCTGACAAAATGT gGCCAAAATCATTAAATTTATCAATGGACACATATCCAACAGATGATGCGCTACGAAGGGAACTAATTCATTATGGTGACAATCCTGGACCAATAACTAATACAACAAGACAACTATATTTAAAACGTCTGACTAAGTTAAAATGTGGGGCATATAATCCATCATTTTTTGAAGTCAATTCTGGATCAGTAACAGATACGAAAAGACAACTATATTCAAAACAACTCACTAAGTTAAAATTTGAATCACATAATTCATCATCCTTTGAAGTTAATCATCTTCCTTTGCATAAGTCGAATTATTGTGAATTTCATATGAAACCATTTTTAACATTTGGAGATTGGATAAATGATATAGAAGAATATAAGATCATTGAAAGAAATGCGTTTAGAGACTTTTCCTTAGTAAGTCCTTCTAGGAAATGGAGAGATGGGATGAATAAAGcttgttttaattatttactCTTAGATCCACGTATAACTAAAGACTTACCTTTTCATAAGAGACATTTGACAGAGTCCATGATCTGGACTACATTTCTTTCTGCTATATTTTATGTGGGTAAAGGTACACGAAATAGACCATACTCCCACCTTAAGGATGCTTTTGCTACATGGGTCTCAAAGAAAAAACCTGAGAATGAAAAAATCCAGCATATTTTAGATATTTGGAACGCCGGATATGGTGTTGTGTGTCTTCACATTTTCCAGAACAGTATTCCAGTAGAAGCTTTCACACGTGAAGCTGCTATGATTGATGCTTTAGGAATACAAAaac
- the LOC126925982 gene encoding uncharacterized protein LOC126925982 isoform X2: protein MCFDRQVTTLLLNKEANPNTLLPTHGVTPFHLVIGNDSEAFAEEVSKLFLRHGGNPNVRSVDGLTPVHVAAAWGRVTVLELLLANGGDPLCLDDEGRSPFHYAFDGKYYKAIAILGKYCDNSIEEEKTTKYKMTFDKLLINNEDVMAEYIVPQISNVSKENMINETIFKGHKDERFTGTKHVNSFNFSYSNISNDNQSESAMTSAAELRIQEEMDKEKHLINEIINQLSNSLKSNPKEEKINEKYRQCKNILYDTSPSSTINTDNSFLYNIEDKLPIKMKGKKQSVTPKYRRQIFNQSSNIKVPITPVYDPNDSIVSKSPNFLINKPIEKGQKYLSPKVLNKEIKFEAFTPCIMRTESFQSEEFNMGKEIARSTPRRRKRFYRQYSSLRKCRRNNELTSSENTSPDTTNSLSPNQNCARNLNYKFNKNLAIRLHENKYDDDIPTDSNKNETNIEKCILKKDFTEGLNHDFRNFHIKESDFKEKSEEHLKEYILQVKADKACAVEKRSLNKVELKISDTINTFKENLSTFLSSFKSQSYISVQEEYRYEDPDEGLTFLERRIYTLSPCKTADCISSDKMWPKSLNLSMDTYPTDDALRRELIHYGDNPGPITNTTRQLYLKRLTKLKCGAYNPSFFEVNSGSVTDTKRQLYSKQLTKLKFESHNSSSFEVNHLPLHKSNYCEFHMKPFLTFGDWINDIEEYKIIERNAFRDFSLVSPSRKWRDGMNKACFNYLLLDPRITKDLPFHKRHLTESMIWTTFLSAIFYVGKGTRNRPYSHLKDAFATWVSKKKPENEKIQHILDIWNAGYGVVCLHIFQNSIPVEAFTREAAMIDALGIQKLKNCKSGDYYGIAATWNIEQKSNFGRYLLYQAMHILLNEGERQILPQNL from the exons ATGTGTTTTGATAGGCAAGTAACTACATTACTTTTAAATAAGGAAGCAAATCCTAATACACTGCTTCCTACGCATGGAGTAACTCCGTTTCATTTAGTAATAGGTAACGATTCTGAAGCTTTTGCTGAAGAAGTCTCTAAATTATTTCTGCGTCATGGAGGTAATCCAAATGTCag GTCAGTAGATGGATTAACTCCAGTTCATGTGGCAGCAGCATGGGGTAGAGTTACAGTACTTGAATTACTTTTAGCAAATGGTGGAGATCCACTTTGTTTGGATGATGAAGGCCGTAGCCCATTTCATTATGCATTTGATGGAAAATATTATAAAGCAATTGCGATACTTGGAAAATATTGTGATAATTCTATAGAGGAAGAAAAAacaacaaaatataaaatgacTTTTG ATAAACTTCTGATTAATAACGAAGATGTAATGGCAGAATATATCGTTCCACAAATTTCAAACGTTTCTAaagaaaatatgataaatgaaaCTATATTTAAGGGACATAAAGATGAAAGATTTACTGGCACAAAACATGTAAATTCCTTTAATTTTAGTTACAGTAATATAAGTAATGATAATCAATCTGAAAGTGCAATGACAAGTGCAGCAGAACTTCGAATTCAAGAAGAAATGGATAAAGAAAAACATTTAATCAACGAAATTATTAATCAGCTTTCAAATTCTTTAAAATCTAatcccaaagaagaaaagattaatgaaaaatatcggCAATGTAAAAACATTCTATATGATACAAGTCCCTCATCTACAATAAATACTGATAATAGCTTTCTATACAATATCGAAGACAAACTTCCAATAAAAATGAAAGGAAAGAAGCAATCTGTTACGCCTAAATATCGGCGACAAATTTTCAATCAAAGCAGTAATATTAAAGTTCCAATAACACCTGTATATGATCCAAATGATTCCATCGTAAGCAAATcgccaaattttttaattaataaaccaATAGAGAAAGGACAAAAATATTTATCTCCAAAAGtactaaataaagaaataaaatttgaagCTTTTACACCTTGTATAATGAGAACTGAGTCGTTTCAATCAGAAGAATTTAATATGGGAAAAGAAATAGCAAGGTCTACCCCAAGAAGAAGGAAACGATTTTATAGGCAATATTCATCTCTTAGAAAATGTAGAAGAAATAATGAACTTACGTCTTCAGAAAACACAAGCCCTGATACTACAAATTCTTTGTCACCAAACCAGAATTGCGCaagaaatttaaattacaaatttaataaaaatctgGCAATAAGATTACATGAAAATAAATATGATGATGATATACCAACAGATTCTAATAAAAATGAGACCAATATCGAAAAGTGTATATTAAAAAAGGATTTTACAGAAGGACTTAATCAtgattttagaaattttcacATAAAAGAGTCAGATTTTAAGGAAAAAAGTGAAGAACATTTAAAAGAATATATATTACAAGTAAAAGCAGACAAAGCATGTGCAGTAGAAAAAAGATCTTTAAATAAAGTGGAATTAAAAATCAGCGATACTATAAATacttttaaagaaaatttaagTACCTTTCTTTCAag TTTCAAATCACAGTCATATATCAGTGTACAAGAGGAATATAGATACGAAGATCCTGATGAAGGCTTAACTTTTTTGGAACGTAGGATTTACACATTATCACCATG CAAAACTGCAGATTGTATTTCATCTGACAAAATGT gGCCAAAATCATTAAATTTATCAATGGACACATATCCAACAGATGATGCGCTACGAAGGGAACTAATTCATTATGGTGACAATCCTGGACCAATAACTAATACAACAAGACAACTATATTTAAAACGTCTGACTAAGTTAAAATGTGGGGCATATAATCCATCATTTTTTGAAGTCAATTCTGGATCAGTAACAGATACGAAAAGACAACTATATTCAAAACAACTCACTAAGTTAAAATTTGAATCACATAATTCATCATCCTTTGAAGTTAATCATCTTCCTTTGCATAAGTCGAATTATTGTGAATTTCATATGAAACCATTTTTAACATTTGGAGATTGGATAAATGATATAGAAGAATATAAGATCATTGAAAGAAATGCGTTTAGAGACTTTTCCTTAGTAAGTCCTTCTAGGAAATGGAGAGATGGGATGAATAAAGcttgttttaattatttactCTTAGATCCACGTATAACTAAAGACTTACCTTTTCATAAGAGACATTTGACAGAGTCCATGATCTGGACTACATTTCTTTCTGCTATATTTTATGTGGGTAAAGGTACACGAAATAGACCATACTCCCACCTTAAGGATGCTTTTGCTACATGGGTCTCAAAGAAAAAACCTGAGAATGAAAAAATCCAGCATATTTTAGATATTTGGAACGCCGGATATGGTGTTGTGTGTCTTCACATTTTCCAGAACAGTATTCCAGTAGAAGCTTTCACACGTGAAGCTGCTATGATTGATGCTTTAGGAATACAAAaac